CGTTTGTTACGTTTATGCGTCTTTGTAGCGTTTTATGAGCTTTTGCAGGTATTTATGCGTATCTGCAACGGTTTATGCGTCGATTAAGACATTTATGCGCGAAGTAAGCGTTTTATGCGTAGTTTCGGCAATTTATGCTTCATTAGTGGAATTCATATGGCTGTTAATCAAAAAAAGGTGGTCCCTCTACACGAAGGGGCCGCCTTTTTGCTTATGCTTCTATTATTCCCCGTTACCTTCCTTCAAAGGGACAAGGTCGAAGATGTTGTGGTCTTCGAAGGCGTCGATGAGGCGGTCCAGCCATTCGAAGTAGTCTCGGGCATATTGAAGTTTGTTGATATCCGTTTCAACGATCTTCTTTAGTTCCTCGCTGATGTCGGGATTGTTTTTCAACTGTTCCAGTTCGCGCAGCGATTTCTTGACGGCGACGGAATGGAGTGAAATGGATCTGCGCCATTTAATTGAAAATAGATTGATAAAGCTCTGGTACCAATCGTCTTTCACTTGATATAAGTCTTTGCGTACGCCGCGGACCCATGCCCGTTCGACTAATTTCAGTTCGGCCAGCGCCCGTACGGATGTGCTCATGCTTGTTTTGCTCATGCCGAGTTCTTCGGTCATGTCGTCCAAGGTCATCGGCTCATCGTGGAAGAACATTGTGCCGTACTGTCTGCCGGCTGAAGCTGTGAGGCC
The sequence above is drawn from the Sporosarcina luteola genome and encodes:
- a CDS encoding GbsR/MarR family transcriptional regulator, with the translated sequence MEGKETLDKARERIIETIAQNIHLYGLTASAGRQYGTMFFHDEPMTLDDMTEELGMSKTSMSTSVRALAELKLVERAWVRGVRKDLYQVKDDWYQSFINLFSIKWRRSISLHSVAVKKSLRELEQLKNNPDISEELKKIVETDINKLQYARDYFEWLDRLIDAFEDHNIFDLVPLKEGNGE